The nucleotide window CTTGGACGATGAGATTGGTAAGTGCCACCCCCTGTTCTTGGGCCAATTGGGCCTGCCGGATCTGCTGGCGGCCAAGGGCGTCAAGGACGCGCTTCCACCAAGGCGCGTTCGCTTCCAAGATCTCCAACGCTGGAAAAGAAAGGACTTGTCTTGGATGGGCCACGAGCGCGTTGGCAAGAGGCAACAGAATGCTCGGCGCCATGTCAAGGGTGCCGAATGTGCCCGTAACCAACGGATAGAACCGTTCTGGCGTCATGGCCGTCCAGAGGTTGATCCCCGCAAAGCCACCCACATGAAGCGCGAGTTCGATATAGTTGCTGTGGGCAAACAGGTCTTCTAGTGTGTGTAGGGCCGAGCCCAGGTGGCGAAGCCCTTTCTCACTGCGGCCCGCGGACGCAGCCGCCTTGAGTTGCAGGGTCATGTGGCCCTTAGCGGTGGCGATGCCGCCGAATGGCCCCCCGTGGATGTAGTTCTTCATCATCGCGCGAGGATCCACCTCGATCTCGTAGGGTATGACCGGGCCGCGGAAGTCCGGATCTATGCCTGTGCCGTCGATGCAGCCTTTAGGGTTGTCGATATGCTCCTCGGGGCGATAGACCCCCACGCCCTTCAGGGTTGCCTCGAATGCGTCGGGAATCGACTTGAACTCTTCCTGGGCGAGCCCAGCAACATATCTGGTCACGAAAGCACGGGGAATGAGCGGGAACAAGGCAGGTCCCGCTGAGCCGAATCTGTGCACCCCCTTGCCTGCGATCCACTTCGGGTCCAGAAACTGGGAGTAGTCGCGGAGCCAATTTCCAAAGTAGATGTTTTCGATGTCCCCGGGTTGGTCGAAAGTTTTTCGCAACGCATCTTCGATCGACTGGTGGCCATAGGAGTGACCGACGACCCCTTTCCCGCGGCCGGCCTCGAAGTACTCGATGCGCGACAGGGAGACAGATTCATCGTCGTCGCCCTTCGGTAAGGCCTTGAGCGCTTGGTTTAGTTCCTTGAACTTGACTTTGACGTCGCGGCTTGCGCCTCGCCGCGTATAGATGCCAATGCTGGCTTCCTCTCTGCCGTCATAACGCAGGTTGAGCAAGGCATACGTGAATCGAACGCCTTCTTCACCTTCGGCGTCGGTCTTGGCAGCAGGTGTACCGGTCGCTTCTTTCTCCAGGTCCTGTCGAAGGACGTTGTCGATATGGTGGCCGAATTCGTGAATCAAGACCCTCAGGAGCAACCACGCTGATTCATTGTCGCCATCGGCAGCTGCGTTGACGAGTGCAGGATCAAGATAGACCGTGCGCGTTTCGTTGTCGTAGGAACCAGACGCTCCGCCCGCGAGCTCAATCGCGGGTCTTGTGAGCGAACCAGCCTTCGCCAAACGATAGAGCCTTCTATGCGCAGCCAAGCTTACATCGCCGCCAAAGTGCTGAATGCTCCACGCAACGAACGCATCCTCGCAAAAGAGCTGCGCTACACCTCGAAACTGAACGAGAGGCAAGTCGCTGGCGAAAGTTTCCCTTTCGTGCTGCTCCTTCAACTCCTTGAGCCTGGCCGGAGTGATCGCGCTCTCTCGCGACCCGAAACCTTTCGCCCTCGACGCCGGCGCGCGCAGCAACACAAACGCCCCTTGCGAAGAACCCGCTGGAGCCCGCAGGTCGACGATGCTCTTTGTCAGAAGGGAAAGGACGGGGTCTGGTAGGCAATTCCGACGTGCCCTGACGGCGCTCGAGACGATGGTTCGTGCTTCGGAAGCCGGGACGACGTCGTAATCTGCATCACGACGAAGGCGCACCGCAGATTCACGGCTTACGAGACGGTGGGCGCGCATGCCGATCGTGAACTCCCGGCCGAGAACCGCTATGAACGCGTCGTACGCACCCCAGATGCGGTCGGAGGGAGTGGCCGCAGGTACATGCCCCTCACGCACGAGGACCAACCTGCCCCAGCGAAGTGCTTCCATGAACACGGATACCATGGCTCCCGGAGCGGAGACGACCTGGACCGAAAACGCCCCGAGGGCGTCCAGGAGATCCCAGGCTGCACCGGTATGGCACCTAACCTCGTCCTCGATGGCTTGCTCGAGCGCGTGGTGCCCAGCATCGAGGTAAAGAGCGCTCTCTTCGCCCGGGTAAGTGGGACGACGTAGTTCAAATGAGCCCGCAAGCAGAGAAACCTTGAACGACATGAAGGTTTCTTTGTACGCCGCGTCGCGTGGCGACACAAGTGGAGGGGCCGGCCTGCGACCGGCAGGGTGAACGCGCATGAACACGCGGCGGCGTATCCCCGTCGCGGTCCGGCCCGCCAAGGGCGCCGCTGGGTCGCGAAGGCGTTTTGGGGCTCCAAGCGCTTCCTTGTGAATCTGTCCGTTTCGGGCGACGCTGAGCCCGAGGGAATTCGTGGTGTGGACGTGTCGATGAGTGGCGAGCCGATCATCCGGGAGCGCTTGCAGAGGTTCGTGGACCTCATGCAACGCGTGGTCCCCTTGCGTTTCCACGTCACCGATGCGCAGGGGGGCACGCTGGCTGGTGCCCCGGAGGGGGGCGCGCCGGTGGCCGAGGCCCCCGTGGTCGTGGGGCTCGTCGTGGCGGGGCGGGTGTTTGCCTTCGCCGCCGGGACCGTGGAGGCGGGGCGCTTTCGGGGTGTCGCAGAAGCCGTGGCCGAATATACCGTGGGGCTCATGGCCTGGTCTGCTGAAGCCGGCGCGGCGGGCCTCGCCGTGGCCCGCCTCGAGGAGCGCCTCCGCTTGGCGTTGCAAGCCACCACCGACGCCATCTGGGACTGGGACCTGTCGACCAACCAGACCTACTACAGCCCAAGGTGGTACGAGATGCTCGGGTACGAACCGGGGGCCTTCCCGCCCACCTTTGCGTCGTGGGCGGCGATGACCGATCCCGAAGACGTCGAGCGCACCGTCACCGTGGTCAACGCCGCCGTGGCACGGGGCGAAGGGTACGAGTCCGAGTTTCGGATGCGCCACGCTGATGGCTCGTGGCGGGTGATCCTCGGCCGCGGTCGCGTGAGCGCGCGCGACGCCGCGGGCAAGCCCATCCGCATGTCAGGAACGAACTCCGACATCACGGCGGTGCGCGAGGCCGAACAGGAACGCCAGCGGCTCGAGGCCGCTCTCTTGCAGCGGGAGAAGTTGAGCGCCATCGGGCAGCTGGCTGGCGGTGTCGCGCACGACTTCAACAACCAGCTCACCACGGTGCTCGGCTGCGCGGAGCTGCTGATGGCCGAAGAGCAAGACCCCCAAAAACGGGAGTTGGTCGCCGACATCTTGGCGGCTGCCATGCGCTCGGCCGATCTGACGCGCAAGCTGCTGTCGTTTTCTCGGCAGGGGAAGATCCAGCGGAGCGATGTCGACGTTCACGCGCTGGTCGCCGAGGTGGTGGGCGTGCTCAGGCGCAGCATCGATCGCCGCATCCGGATCGAGACGCGCCTCGAGGCGCCCTGCCCCGTGGTCAAGGGCGACGCGGCCGATTTGCAGAACGCCCTGCTCAACTTGGCGCTCAACGCCCGAGACGCCATGCCCATGGGAGGTGTGTTGACCTTCCAAACCGAAAACGCCGTGGTGAACCACGCGCCTTCGGCCGAGGATCTCGTGCCTGGGCGCTATCTGGTGCTATCCGTGATCGACACCGGACAGGGCATATCGCCCGAGGTCAGGTCTCGTCTCTTCGAGCCCTTTTTCACCACCAAACACGCTGGCCAGGGAACCGGTATGGGTTTGCCTTCGGTCTACGGCACGGTGCGGGCGCATCAAGGCGCGATCCGGGTGACGAGTGAGGTGGGGCGGGGCAGCGCGTTTTCGCTGCATCTGCCGGCGGTCGAACGGGGAACGCCCGTCGCCCGGCGCCCCAGCGAGATTCCGGGCGTGCCCCCCTGTCGTGTGTTGGTGGTGGACGACGAGCCTTTAGTGCGCGAGCAATTGGCCCGCTCGCTGCGCAGCATGGGCCACGAGGTGGACCTGTTCGCACGCGGGGCCGACGGGATTGCGCGGCTGCGGGAAGCTCCGCAGGCCTATGAGGTGGCCATCGTCGACGTCAGCATGCCCGAGATGAGCGGGCGCGAGACGCTTGCGTCCATGCGGCAGGTGGCCCCGGGCGTGCGCTTCATCGTCGCCTCGGGTTTTGCGCAGCAGGGAGAAGTGCAGACGGCTCTCGACGAGGGGGCGGCCGCCTTTTTGGCCAAGCCGTTCTTTCGTGCGGCTCTCGCGCAGGCTTTGGCGCAGGCCCTCGCGAACCCCCGCGGGGGCTGACGGTCCCGGTCGGTCGCGCCCCAAGCGGTGCGCGGCCGTGGCTCTTTGCCCTCCGACCGCATATCTTCGCCCGGCGCATGTCCGAACGAGAGATTGACGCCCTGCGAGAGGAGAACGCCCGGCTGCGGGCCGAGCTCGATGCCGTGGTGGACGCCGAGGCCCGGGCGGCCGGGCAGCGGCGCAAGGCGCTCTTCGGGGGCCTGCGGATGTTGTTGATGCCGGCGCTCGATCGCAAGCGCGTGGTCCGCAACTTCGTGTACCTGTTCAAGGTGGGCACCCGGTATGCGGGACCCCGGCAGACCTGGCCGCGCAACGAAGAGGTGGCGGAGGCGGCCGAGGCCTTCGCGGTGTCGCTGCTGCGGTTCGCAATTCGACGCCGGCTGTTTCTCTTTTTGTTCTCGTTGATTGCGGTTTTGGTGCCTGCCGTTCAGGTCTACATCGCGCTTCAGCAAAACCGCCTGGTCAACATGCAGAACGAGCTCATCACGATCGAAGCGGACGATATCGTCTCGCGGGGCGTGAGCTCGGAGAGCCTGCTCACCAACGAGCTCAACGGCGCCTTGCTTTCGGGGCGCGACGTCGAGGCGCTCAACCGCATGTTGAACCGGATCTTTTCGGCGCAGATGGGCGAGATGATGGGTGGCCTCGACTTCGAGGCGTCGCGGCGCCTCTACCTGCAAGGCACGGCCGGGCGCGCGCACCTGCTCCTGGCTTTGGGAGAGGCGTTGCGGCGCCCGCAGAGCGAGCAGGCCCTCACGCCCGCCGCTCTGTGGCGCCTGGTGAGCGATCCGCATCAGGGTGCGCTGTCTGCCGCCGTCGACGAGGCGGCGCGGGGCCGCTTGTTTTCGACCTTACGCACGCCCCGGGCTGCGTTCGACAGCCCGAAGCTCGAGGCCGAATGCCAGCGGTATCTCTTGGGCTTGTCGAACGTTCTGCGGCGGGCCTGGGCGTTGGCCGTGGCGGCGGACGAACGTGAGGCCTTCTTCCGATTGCTCCGCCCGCTGATGGCGCGCGTGTCTCAAGTCGAGCCCGATGGTGACAGACCGCTCGTGCCCACGCTGGTGCAAACCTTCGGGGATTTTCTCATCGACCTGGCGGTAGAGCCCACCTTCGGTCAAGCCGATCCGGCGTTGCCCGCGGACGTCGATGGGGCGCTCAAAGCGGGGTTCACCAAGTTACAACGCGGGGTCGGGGGCGCGCCGCCGAAGGTCAACTGGGTGCGCCTGCGCGCCTTGCTGGGTGTGCCCCGATGAGGTCCTGTCTGCGGACAGGCACGGCGCGGGGGCGTGTCCTCATCGGGCTTATCGCCCTGACCCCGCTTTGCGCGTGCGGCGGGCCTGCGGCGGTGCGGGCTCCGGTGGCGTTGGCCGGGGCACCAGAGCCTGCCCTGCCCGCGGGGGCCTTCGTGGCCTCGGCGCGGGGGCTCTCGGCCGAGGCCGCGCGGACGGCTGCGCAGGACGCGGTGGCGCGGCACTTTTTGGGGCACGCTCTTTCGGGCGGGCTGCCCGCTCCCGGTGACCCGCCCCTCGAGGAGGCGCTGCTCGCGCAGCACACGCACCGGGCTTCCGAGCAGGCGGACGGCCGCGAGGTCAGCGTTTCGTTGTGGGTGGACGTGGAGGGCTTGCGGCAAGCCGCCCTCACGCACGTGGCGGCGCTTGGTGAGCCGGTGTGGCCCGCCGGGCCCCTGCGCACCCGCGAAGCGATCGAGGCGGCCGCCAGGGCCTTGCGGCACGCAGAGCAAAGGGCGTCGCTGTGCACGCTGGCGCAGCAGGCGGGCGCAGCCCCGTGTCCCGGCGACGAGACCACGACCACCCTGGCGGCTCTCGTGGCCGAGGCCGCGGCGG belongs to Myxococcales bacterium and includes:
- a CDS encoding PAS domain-containing protein is translated as MNLSVSGDAEPEGIRGVDVSMSGEPIIRERLQRFVDLMQRVVPLRFHVTDAQGGTLAGAPEGGAPVAEAPVVVGLVVAGRVFAFAAGTVEAGRFRGVAEAVAEYTVGLMAWSAEAGAAGLAVARLEERLRLALQATTDAIWDWDLSTNQTYYSPRWYEMLGYEPGAFPPTFASWAAMTDPEDVERTVTVVNAAVARGEGYESEFRMRHADGSWRVILGRGRVSARDAAGKPIRMSGTNSDITAVREAEQERQRLEAALLQREKLSAIGQLAGGVAHDFNNQLTTVLGCAELLMAEEQDPQKRELVADILAAAMRSADLTRKLLSFSRQGKIQRSDVDVHALVAEVVGVLRRSIDRRIRIETRLEAPCPVVKGDAADLQNALLNLALNARDAMPMGGVLTFQTENAVVNHAPSAEDLVPGRYLVLSVIDTGQGISPEVRSRLFEPFFTTKHAGQGTGMGLPSVYGTVRAHQGAIRVTSEVGRGSAFSLHLPAVERGTPVARRPSEIPGVPPCRVLVVDDEPLVREQLARSLRSMGHEVDLFARGADGIARLREAPQAYEVAIVDVSMPEMSGRETLASMRQVAPGVRFIVASGFAQQGEVQTALDEGAAAFLAKPFFRAALAQALAQALANPRGG